From the genome of Magnolia sinica isolate HGM2019 chromosome 12, MsV1, whole genome shotgun sequence:
TGGATGGTAGATATAACTTTTTTCTTCATTGATAAAGAATacccatcagatgatcctaaccctccaATTTTAGTCCCATTAGACATGGAAAGTTATCATTGTCCATTTTCATCAGATGGTCATGATCATCTGATGGGGAGATATTATGGCATGGTCTATCCCATTATGGGCCCACTTAATCAACAGCTTAGACAATTGAAAGGCGGGAAAAAAAGGTTTCTATTGTTCTCACATGATACCTCATGTTTAGTCACATAGCTTATGCTGAGAGAGAACTTCAACATGCAGGTAAAACAAAATACGATAAATGAGAAATGCTTAAAACATAAAATTTTAATGTGTGCTTAAGAGCTTAAAACATAAAATTTCAATGTGGGCTTAAAAGCTTAAAACATAAAATTTCAATGTGTGCTTAaaagtttaaaataaaatatgataaataagaaAAGCTTAAAACATCTAAGTGCAGTAGCATAGGTACATGTAAGCATGAACATGCAAAAAAATCAACTTGAACTGTTGAAGGAAGTACCTAACAGAGGTGCCTTCGGGAATTACATCCTCCATTCTGCTATGACAGAGAAGGAAGAGTTTAACCAgctccttctgcatcaaaagaacACGGAACATTTCCCCGATCAATTGGAGCGAAAGACAACTATGCAGcccttgattaaaaaaaaaaagacacaatCAAACCCAATTTCATTGAAGAAGAAGCAAGAAACAAATATGGAATTGAAGCAGTTCAGAGTACCTCCTTTGGGTCGACTGATTCATCCAGTAAAGAGGAAGTATTCTCCAGAGCAGAATTCTGAATGTCCATCCCATAAACACAACCCTTCCCTGACTCATCAGCTACCATTTTCAGCAGAGCCAAGGTGTCATGACCATTGCCACAGGTAGCATCTACCACTGTATCTCCTTTGCAGATGACATGTTTCCATACTCTCGCAAGGCATAAAAAAAATTGAACATATCAGCATGCTGGCTTCAAAACCTATGTGAAAGGACCCTTACCAAAAGAAAAATTTCATGTCAGATATGCAACTGGGACAAAACTCCAGTGTTCTAAAGTGCTTCCTTCTAAACagatgcgtttggttgcaccaaatatcctGCAATTTCATGACTTTTGGCGATTCcaatgatatttgatgcaacaaaCGCACCCTtataacctttaaaaaaaaagcacTCTTATACTTTATATGAACTAATATTATGCGATAATATATATTCAATGTTATATTGTAATTTATGGATTTGCTAGCATGTTGATTTGCAGGCAACACAACACCTCATGACGAACATGTATCCGCTAAATGGAAGGATCTTATCAATGTCCATGAATGATAAATCATAGATCGAACTGTCGAATTGTGTGCTATCCTATGCCTTCGTATTGGTTAAGGTAACGAGCTGGAGAGACTTGAACCACTGAAATCCACCACAGGGTAAACCACCGCCTCTTGGGCCTCTCTAACTAATTCTACCATAGAGGCTAACCCCCCCCCCAAACACAGCTTACAACATGTGTCTGTGTCCAAGTCACACCTCTAGCAGTCCATCAGTTGGAAGGCAAAAGACACAAGGGACACAGGTcaagtgtgtgagtgtgtggatgGATGTGCAGGAGTTGGTGCATGGGTGTGTGCGCGTGCATGAACATGTGTCCAAGTCACACTTCTAGATCAATCGGAAGATGGATCATGTCACAACATCATGGGATTTATCACAGAACTGTCATGTCAGCGATCCATTCTGTGAATcttcaaaattaaaagaataataataatcataatcataaaCAGTTGCCATAGCAAACAAGATACAGAATTCAAGACACCAGCAATGAGTACCTACGAGTGAGCCACCTCTGTCACCTTTCTCTTGCCACAGATAAAGCCAAGCAAGGCATCCTCAACCCCTGAATTACAACAATAACAAATCAACCCCAGCAGATAAAAGATGTTTCATTAAAGATGTGTACAAAAATAGAGAATGTGTGTGGTCTTTTATTCCTTCCAGAGGACTAATTTTGATATAGGATGAGAAGAACAGTCTTTGTGCAGGTAACAGAAGCTTGCAACAAATGGTCATGAACTCTTTCTCGGTGAATTTGGAGGCGATTTCAAACGTGATCCGGTTGCGGAATGAGAAGCCGGGTATCCTCTTGTGTGTAGATTCCCTGTTTTGAACTGTAAATTGGAGATTATTGATCTTCTGCTGATTGGCGTTGCACGTATGTGGTTGAAGTGAACAGACAAGAATCTGGATATGAGCAGACTTCACTTGTCTTGAATCTCTAGAGAGTGGGTAGAGAAGTTCTAGGGAGCTTCTCAATTAGCTCTCCAAGACCTTTGCTTAGATAATTCACCAATTATCCTGGACTATGCATTTTTGGGATCTCCGTGCGCCCCAAACCTTTTAAGTTCAAGAGAATGTGGCTACTTGACATGGAGGTATGAAGcctttgggtaatttgggaaagagTGTTATGGTGGGTGTGGCACACAATGAAAATTTTTGTAAAAGCTTTTGTGAGGACTGCTAtgacccttggattagggattatTGTTAGATGATGGGCCATTTTCTAGATACTACCCTTCTACTGTAACAGGAAAATACGTTTTTTAAACGTTGTCTTGAAAGATGTCTTTAAAGATGTTACTTTCAGAAGAGAAGTGCCACACCAATTCACATGAGGAGAGATTGATGCAGCAACTTGCGATACgtgctccaatggaccacatgcATGTGACATCCAGGCCACTCATCATGTGCACTTCATTGTGAACAGTGTTTTAAATGGCGGTAGCGTGTTGTATAGTGTTCAACCCTCTGTAGCGTgtggtagcgtaagctacatgatacttctatttttaaatttaaatataggaaaattatgataaatagtaagaaaaaaagcaaaaaatataaaaatgcctaaaacatgattaattttttcaagtataagcatattcaaataagttattaattatcatttatcaaaagccaatccacatataaagtcataaaccaaatcaaataattatcacatcaacaactttctaagaaaaccattttatttatttttttgaatcaaaccactttaattaataatgtctaattgaaaccacaagtcacaactcacaagtatgaaaagaaacaAAATCCCACGGGTTAAAAGTATTAAGTACAATACAAATGTCATCTATACAAAAAGgggttttcaaaaaccctctttcgaaaccctttttttaaaagtttacttttaaagGGTTTTTAGCGTTTGAGTTTCACATTAACTTCAAcaaaggatcaccaccattttaagtgaaagtaaacGAAGAAATGTTGGGTTTTAACTTTACATTTTAagcctttttaattttaattttaatttttttaaatatgagtTCTACACCATTTTTAACAaacaaaacaataataataataataataataataaaataataaatgttCTCATCactcttcaaaataaaaaattaaacaaaaaatacactgtagtgtatgctacaaatactacatgctatgtagctgtAGCaaacgctacgacccctgtagcgtatgctacaaacATTACATGATACGTAGCTGTGGCGtatgctacgacccctgtagcgtacactaaaggggatttatgctatttagcTATGCTACGTGGCGCTACCACTATGCTAGGagtgctatttgaaacactgatcgTGACCATTCCCCAGCTCACTAATGGGGGTGACCATAtgattcactcatcaggtgggccacacttatatgAGAAAAATTCAATGTTTACACAAAAGAATGGAAACTGTCTATATTGAACATATGTGCGTGGCTGATAAATGGACCCACTTATTTTTAAGCAAGGGCATGTTCTGAGTTTATAAATGTTTTGTTGTTTGCTAGGAGAAGAAAGTTCAGAAATGCATGAGATTTGCCCATTGAAAATggcattgctctctctctctctctcatttcaaaaaataaaacaggGATTTCCTTAGCTGTTCGAAGAAATgtttgagagagtgagagatttcaaaaaataaaacagaatttCCTCTTACCCGTTCGAGGAaatgtcagagagagagagagagagagagagagaggaaattacCTGAGAAAGAAGACGTGTTTCCATCCAATGCCGTTGATGGACTTTCAAATCTAGAAGCAGACGGTGGGATCTCCTGGATCGATCTCCTCGAGGAAGGCAGGACATTTCTAGGGGTTTTTccaagggaggaagaagaagagaggatttGCGGAAAGACTACAGAGAAAGGAGTTAGGATTTCCTTAAATGGTAAAGAACGAAAAGAGAATCGCAGAGAAAACATCTGCAATTATTTGCCAGAAATGGAAAGAAATTTTCAATCTTTCAGCAGTTCacagcccttttttttttttcgagctcAGTACATCAGTTAGTTCTCCGTCGCGACTAAGGAGACGTGTAGGCGCCCACTGGCCCCGATTTAAAAAGAACACTGTATTAAATAATGAAACCTATATTCGGTGGGCCATAGAATtataatcaacggaccaaatttcACAATTAATGCTGGTCACCTATATCTTGAATATCACGTGTAAAAGGCACACACGGATGGACAAAATGAGCGGCGCTCACAAATACAACACCTAAACTTATGCCCGAAATAGGCCTTAAGAGCATAACACATGGTTTCAGCTTGCACTACCAAtagtccttgctcttgctccattGGTAGACTctggggagtttcaacacctggtcaagggttggaGTACCCCCCACACACACTCCCTTTGGGGGATTTCACCAACTATGGATGGTCGAATCCTTGACCAGGTGTAGAAACTtcggagagtctaccacccgatcaagagtaaggatccattttGTCACAAACCAACCATACCCATGAAGCTTGCCTTACTAATTGTAACATCTTTGactttcactgttttgaattttcaaaaattcatcaatttttatttttacttttattttatttaattaacctaaatattacttaatgaccattagcactcaatgtcagtttatacagggtgtaccagtaaagaaccgcacaagtccggttaatcatgtaacgtcctgtccaaccagaacagtgtactgaggcgtcctcgtaggatttgtcgcaggaccgttcgtttaaactactcatgatttggtgccataactaaattaagttaggattagcccattagagtagaccagtcgggttgtgattgggccaagtgcgggccgtcaagccaaatggccatttacacttggcagcagcccgtgcgggctataccgcaacATAGGaatgtcagaaaattataaaaattgaggggagcatagatctcactgggctttgggaccatcgtggaccacggacccagtggacacccagaagtgtaatctggcacttgccagatgcgtcccaccaatgccaaaattagaatctggcacgtgtaaataaaactaaaatgtaAAACATTTtagccgtcagatttcttcataatttacgatgagggtctagtgtatttttctacacctgcccacaaaatctgggtcccgatcgtggcacggttaccgttgatcacgaatcagactcgtgcgaccaaaccccatatctgatcatccccaaattttacatggcccttcatcgggccatggaccacctgtcctataagtttcatggttaGAGGGCCACCACaactgccccgattctccaaacaagctctagaccgctcgttggtgggccactagttccaaaactatagaataatgttcatctTAACAGGCTTGACGCCCATCGGAGGAATCAAacctgggtactgcccagaaccggtcaacctgagccaaaggacgagtgcatgagaagtgcaaataccctaaaggaaggagttggaacttaagtgaattgagtcgtccactcttatgcaaagttgaggatttcggaccgtcggtttgcgaccaaactttacccgtggagtaaggatatttccctgctcatatccgtatagccgcggccccgatcgaccatcgatgaccgttgaacagatttctaatcatatctgtcgatcggcgcatccaaatggtgggccgatcgtatccatacgtagatcatcattaaggctaactattttgcggtgtatatcgacttgtacaccccatagtgggccctaaaggctagaaagaccctctcataggtctagtatagtaaaaacccaacacttggggccattgtcaccaaatctggcactatataagagCCATATTTGGGGCACTccctctcccatacgaatttgccctagggaacaaagggagagaggagagaaaaaggagaaggaagagaggaagaagagagtgaaggtggaccgtaggCAAGGTGGGATCCAAGGGAGGTCAATCTTGCAccaccctacctcttcttcaaggaagaccCTTCcactacaaccacaagaatcgtccgttgatcatgtaggtaaaacccctcacccatttttcttgaaatccatgtattgagaagagattgacatggattttaacatacaaatgcttgctttagggattccggccgttcaaccccaaaaatccatcttcctaggtcgtctttcaagatctcaacgatccataggtgcggactattatccttaggtggcctagcaccaattatagttggagtttaatgattctGTTTACTTGgtgtgttgtatggaagaatctagaaaaatctaggaatgacatattgttggaattgtatgaattgcatgtttatttttctttgatgttaatcttgcctctctcatagtctagtgtatggatggttacatgctcatgtatggttgatttcttcttctcatatgtgttgcttcatcttgtgtatgatttattgctcttgtacatatgatttctcaacatggaggaagtgttaacttcctcactaacccacaccacacacctacactttattcatgatattaatagttgcttgctagagaaatttgagttgtatgttgagtaacatgagaatatggtgttgaatatatttgatgttacattggtagttggcatgctatgagtcattattcctacccttgggttggtcaggaacatgaggagagcgaaggtggttccgttggtaggaccaccttgaggctaaacccatgggtttggacgagtatgtgtgggcggcagtagtcaggctacatgggtcacttgtacccgatgtcgttccgccacatacttgcctgagctcgtgcggtttagtccactggctgacccacctagttgttaaccttgtttgctcacatatgtatggaaactgaaacaccccaccaccgttgtagcccatcaataccggatggaatattgatccacagtctcgtgagccgggcatggtggaatgggacactatgtccgagctgtcggcctacgctggggtgacgcgcctccccgtagtgaccgcgagcgaccccacattcagcaccc
Proteins encoded in this window:
- the LOC131220771 gene encoding uncharacterized protein LOC131220771 isoform X1, giving the protein MFSLRFSFRSLPFKEILTPFSVVFPQILSSSSSLGKTPRNVLPSSRRSIQEIPPSASRFESPSTALDGNTSSFSGVEDALLGFICGKRKVTEVAHSVWKHVICKGDTVVDATCGNGHDTLALLKMVADESGKGCVYGMDIQNSALENTSSLLDESVDPKEKELVKLFLLCHSRMEDVIPEGTSVRLVAFNLGYLPGGDKAIITTSRTTLLALEAASRILGSGGLISAMVYVGHPGGREELETVRAFASRLPVDAWVCCKFEMLNRPNSPVLVFLIKK
- the LOC131220771 gene encoding uncharacterized protein LOC131220771 isoform X3; its protein translation is MFSLRFSFRSLPFKEILTPFSVVFPQILSSSSSLGKTPRNVLPSSRRSIQEIPPSASRFESPSTALDGNTSSFSGVEDALLGFICGKRKVTEVAHSVWKHVICKGDTVVDATCGNGHDTLALLKMVADESGKGCVYGMDIQNSALENTSSLLDESVDPKEKELVKLFLLCHSRMEDVIPEGTSVREELETVRAFASRLPVDAWVCCKFEMLNRPNSPVLVFLIKK
- the LOC131220771 gene encoding uncharacterized protein LOC131220771 isoform X2, encoding MFSLRFSFRSLPFKEILTPFSVVFPQILSSSSSLGKTPRNVLPSSRRSIQEIPPSASRFESPSTALDGNTSSFSGVEDALLGFICGKRKVTEVAHSVWKHVICKGDTVVDATCGNGHDTLALLKMVADESGKGCVYGMDIQNSALENTSSLLDESVDPKEKELVKLFLLCHSRMEDVIPEGTSVRLVAFNLGYLPGGDKAIITTSRTTLLALEAASRILGSGGLISAMVYVGHPGGRTAKEFHIFLCH